A stretch of DNA from Paramormyrops kingsleyae isolate MSU_618 chromosome 15, PKINGS_0.4, whole genome shotgun sequence:
ACGGTGGGCTTGGAGGCCTCTGAGTACACATTGACCGCGAAAGGGCAGGCCTGCAATCGGACATGGCAGGTGGATTAGCGcttgcttatatatatatatatatatatatatataaataaaatattgttacTGTCCAATAACTGCCTATGTTCACTTTTTGATGGTTGAGACTGTCTCCTGATAGGGTTTGACATCTAATTCACCAATGAGaagatgttttatgaagtcatctatttaattatgtttgtactagttaacatttgtatttGTGATGGTCATTTTTATGGTTTACTCACTAATTTTAACAACTTAACATTTATAGCTAGAAACTTAGCTAATTAACAGAATGTGTTAATTGTGAATACTGACATACTTGCCTTATTGACAGCAATCcatgtacatatatttaaaGCACTCAACTATTTCCTGATGGCCGTGTGATGATAAAATTTGTGGTGGTAAAGGTGCCTCATCACGTTGTATTTAGGcttattttgcagttttttcaTGCTCTTGAAATATTTGATCTTCTGAGATACGCATTTTTCATCAAACAGCGATGATATATTGTATATAACAACATACGTGGCAGCAAAAAGCCAAAGGATTCTGTACCTCCACCATCTCCAAGGCTCTGTTATAGCCCATGGACTCCAGGGTTACCCATAAGTCACTGGGGTCGCCCTCGCGGTCGTTCGCCTCCATCAAGCTGAGCTCCATGAAGCCCTGGCGTGTCAGCTGGTTCTTCCTGGTGTCGAAGTTCTCTGCAATACAATTAGACATTCATGGACAGGCTCCTCTGTGGCTCTCAGTCTTTGTTCAGATGCATTTTGGCCTCACGGTCGCCTCTCTATGCTCTACCGCCCTACAACATGGAAAGCTCCGTGGATCAGCATCTCTCAGGATAAACCAACAGTGTCTGCAAGAAGTGTGACTGAGTCTTGTTGGTTGACTCCTCAGAACATACCATCAGCCCCTCCCCATGCTAAAGGCAAGGCCCACCTCATCTAATCGCTGATACGACACTTAGGAAAagatttacatttcatttactTAGCAGTAACaaattttttttgagaaagcagagtcagacagtccctggagcaattagctaagggcctttctcaagggttcaacagtgaaatcactcttcTGACCCGGGGATGTAAACCAGCAACCACCTGATCACAGGAATGGTGTCCTGGGAATCGGCACTGACTGCCCAAATCCATATTATATCAATATATGTTTGTTGATTCATTATGTATAGCAATTTTTCAACGCGTTGCTGAAAAGCATTTCAGATCTACATTTAAGATACAGACAAGGGCTATATCAGTACACATATTCATCATGCATTTTGGTTACGGCATTTTCAGTGTGGAACGTGCAATGAAATTAACATACATTTCTTGATACGGGTGCAACCTAAACTCACAAGCAGATGTTCAAAATGggaaacattatgctaattgtggctttGAGTCGGTTACAGCCAGCGCTAGAGAGCTCAAAGACACTTAAGTTTGGGAATATTTTGGCTTCCCAATAAATTATGCCAACACCAGAGAGGGACTGGTCGCCAAGACTAAGAACGTCTGTCAGCTCTGTTATACCAAATTTGGATATTTTTCTGTAGCACGTTCAACATGCTAACTCATTTTAGATGACTATGTCCAAGTGTGAGCTTTCGTCAGGAGATTCAGACCAGGCGCTCCATTGCTATTAGTTCGAAGACGTGACCCGACAGAGCTGCCAGTGTGTTGCAGGCACCCGTCAGATATCTAGCAGGCTAAATATCTAGACCTGTCAGCAACGCCAAATCCTGTAGGTGTGAAAAGTGCTGCGGCTGGCAATTAGTGTGGCGACAAGAAACAGCCAATGACAGCGCGAGACACGACGCCCCCAGGGAGGAATTTAAATAGGCGTAAAACGCTCAGTTTGTTTAGGAACTGTTTTTAGTGTTCAGGGAAGAGGTTAGTTGTGGCTCTAAATTGAGATGGTGCAGGAAAAGTCTCTGCAGACGTTTAATCATCCATATCAGCACCGTGCCAAAGTCCCTTCACAAAATCAGGCTGTGTGCAACTCGGAGTACGAAATGTGAACAACATAATTTCAGTAACTCATGTTTAAACTGGACggcgcagtggtgcagtggttagcactgctgcctcacagcaaggaGGTCTTGGGTTCGGTCCCGGAtcctttgtgtgtggagttcgctcGCTCTCCCCATGTTCACGTGGGTTTTTgctgggggctccggtttcctcccacggtccaaaagcgtgcagggcaggttgattggcgagtctaaattggccctgaaggtgtgtgtgccctgtggtgtgttggcgcctgcccagggttggttcccacctGTGCCCCTTCTTCCCTGGATAGGGTCAGTTCCCCCCCACGACTGTGATATTATAATTGCCACCTTGAAGAATAGCAATTTGTAACGGAATCaatcccccgccccccaccctaGTCCTAACTCAGTGAGCCCCCACACCACTCACAGATCATAATGATCTGCTAGATTTCtacttattttaatattatattatcTTTTTCTCAGACACTGGTGATGCTATATCATTAACAGTTCCTGTTTTGCAATTTCCTGCTTCTATggctgtcacatgaccttcTCTGAATATAACCATCTCccataacaataacataaaGCTGCCAGTTCCGCACAGGCACCTTTGCAGACGGCCCAAGCATCCCTGTCGCATTTCTCGCCGCTGCTCCTCTGCTCAAAGAAATTGTATTCCTCCAAGCTGAGTAGGCCGTTGCCATCCAGGTCGATGACCTCAAATATGTCTGAGAGGGTGGCTCTGTAGGAAAGAGTGGGCAGACATTCTGGACGAACAGGCCGACAGAGATGTGCACGCGATATCTCTGTGTAGTGCTGTCACACACCGGAAGCTTATCCACTCACATACGCACAGGTGCCTGTGAACATGATGAATCAGAATGTGGTAGGatatgcaaacaaacaaacaaacaaacaaacaaacaaacaaacaaacaaacaaacagaaaatgagCTTAAAAGTGAACAGAGATGTGTAACAACTATACAAATGTACCATCTGTGCATGTGACTGTTCAGGTGGAATGAGGATCAAAAAAGATAATAGAAACAGGTCAATTTCCCTGGACAAGCTAAGGCCCTTGCTCTAGGACCCAGCAGTTAAGTGATTACTCTTCCAGttatgggatttaaacccacaaCATTCCGGACATGGAGATGGACCCCTAACCCTTGTACTCCACACCGGCCTGAGCCTTCAAGAGGAAGTGAGTGACTGAGAAAGGTGGCTATCAGGGTGGGAGGGTCAGCAGTGACCTTTTCCAGTCGTTTCTTTGCCCTGAATTTTGATAGTTGGGAGCTGGTCGCCTCTGGGACCTTAGAAACATTGTAGGTGGGGCTTCCCCTAAGACACAGGTGACCTACAAAAGTTTCCCCCTAGAAGACCCCTTATGTTTGGAACAGGGCCCTGACTTCCCCACTCGCCTACTCTCTATGCCCTTACAGCCCTCTCCTCGCATCTTAATGAGCCTAAAAGCTTCTGTCGCTTGCATGCAAACTCCCTACTTTTCAGCAGAACAAAAGCTTCGCTGGAAATTGGCCTGAGCGGAACGCGGCTCAGTTTGAGTAACCTCAGACCCACGGCTCACAAACAAAATTCTTCTGCTCTCAAACAACATGGAATGGACGTGCACACGTACCGCGGTCTTAAAGGGACAGTGCACATCCATTTAGAAAGAAGACTGCAGAGTGTACCTGAACTCCTTAGTGAGAGCCAGCTCCCCAGTTTCGGTGCGATATACCAGTTGAGCAGTCTTTGTCACTGGTTGCCTGCTCTTTCTCAGCCTGCAGCCCGTGGTAAACGGTATTATATAGTAGGTGCCGCCATTCAGCTCTCCCTTCCAGCCACATTTCTGTCAATCAACAGGATGCATCAGAAAATCTGGCCACTAGGGGGACATATGCACATCTTACCTATCTGTCTGATTGAGTTGgacactagagggcagcagaCACATGCTCAATTCACCTACTAGAATTGAGCTGTATCTATACACTCCACATGATatcaaaatgtaaatgtgaacaATTCACAGTTATATTCAtagttttattaatattttccaGGTTAGCTAACATGTACAGAATGTTTGTCATGGAAATCATACAACTAAATGAAACTATATGAAAGATATGACTTTAGGCGTTATATACCATCTCATATATGCCACTCAGAAACATTATTCTGTAAAGAAAGTGCTCTGTCAACAACACATTAAAGAAAACTGAGCAAAACATGCACTAACCTCTTTATCGCGCAACTCCGTACAACAGACAAAGTTAAAGCCATCCTTTGTTTCATTCATAAGGAACAGTGCAGTGTCAATGTTCATCCAAGATGAGGGTTTTTctggagagggaaaaaaacaaccagAATGAAATTTACTGGATGTTTTGGGATACAAATGAAAGGAACAAAATTAGAACAGGGATAAAATGTGCTAGACGAACAGAACAATAGCAGGAACGAAATGAGCGGGATGAACAAAATGAAGACAGCAGTGAAATGTATGAGGGCAGTTCCATGCTCTGTCGGTCTGTAGCCAGTTTTGTGATTTGGCCCATAAACCTTGGCCAGCTCAATATCTACATTTCCGGCTGCATGCAGGGTGGCCAGGGGGGGTCCACTTTACCGTCCACCAGACGCAGGTTGAGAGGCTGTACGGTGAGGAAGACGGCCGTTGTCTGGGCAAGGTGCAGTCGGTATTGCAGGGATACAATCTCTCCATCGTCCTCCAGGTAGAAGCAACCTTTCAAACTGATGTGATGCCAGTCCTACAAAAGGGTAGCGTGTTTAAAGCGTGTACAGATAGAAATTATGATAAACAGGTTTTTAAGTCATAAGTAATTCCTTGAGATGttacttaaaataaaaaattttttaGGCACTTCTCTTATGTATATCAACTTAAATTACCTaccattattttaaaaacagtcaCTCAAATAGTCACCGTTAATTTTTGGCGCTTTTGTTGCTTGTCATGCAAAAGCAGAATAGTCCCACCAGGGGGAGCTATGGTGACAGAAAACTCACAACAAAGGAAAGCCTGCAAGGGGGCGGGGGTTAAAATACCAAGTACAGTAAAACCCTGCTGACTGAACAGAAGTGGGAACATTAAACAAGCCACTCTATTAAGGTTTTATGTGCCGTGGAAACCTGTACTGTATCTTTCTGGCTTGGTCttaatttgtttatatattaaaCAAGTGTTACTCATTACATGCACCCAAGTcttaaaaaatctatttttgTTAGAAACCAAGAATATATGAACTGAAACATGAAATAATACTGGAATTTTAAGTAAACTCTCATTAAAAAAAGAACCATTTCCATTAACAAATACTAAATTTTAAAATCTGAATCAAggtgggttaaaaaaaaatatgtatataaaatatttcatagATATGTATGAAACTATAAAATTGACATCTAAAGGAAGTCCAAtacaggtgcattgtgggtatccCATTTAAATGCTGAAAGATGTTTTTGCTCAACCCATTGGAGATTCGTTCAAGGAAATATAGTTGTTTTGCTCTAGAAGGATTAGTGGTCcctgttgtccgaaaataaagGGAAACTTTTTTGCTAGCTAATAAATTAGAGTAAAACAAAGACATAAACCCCGACATGGACAGAAATGTAATTCCTTTAACAAAGCCTATTTACTCCGAGGGCTGTGAAATATAAGGGATCAAACAGGAGAGGATAAAAGACTGGGGCAGTTTGTACACCCGGTAACAAATGAGACAAACAGCCTGGAGCCAAGGGCCACTTTAAACCCTGAAATAGTGTTCCTCAGAGGTGGCTCTGCCTGACGGCCCACACAATGGAGTGTCACAGCCCGGCCCCCTGTCTGATTTACCACAAggtgccccctccccaggcCCGACCCATGCACGTGCCCCCTCACCCCAAAAACACAGCCCTGCTTGCTCGCTCGCGGCTCCCAATTAGCAGTTTGGGCCGGAGCGACAGAGTAGGCCGTAAAACAACTCCGCAGCGCGATGCTTACGGCGGGAATTCCTCCAGCCACCCCCAGAAAACCCCAAATCCTGCAGCTTGACACGCCGGttattattttgtaaaaaaCAGCAGGGGGTTTAAGGCAAGCCGAGCGCAAAGGGAGGGCGGAAATAAGAGATTGGTGTCAGAGCCCCAACCCAAATACTCCCAGAGCACCAGGCCTACTGTGACGGGCGAGCAGGCCTGCTGGCAGACAAGGCCGGTCACCTAACCTGCAGCGAGCGGGGCTCCAGCAGTTTGCCGCTTCTCGTCCCACCGGCTCCTGATGTGGATGATCTCCGGCTGCGGGCGGAGGAGGTCCAGGCGGGGGACCGGTTCTCTGCCCCACCCAGACCACCAGAAAAGCACAGCCAGACTGTTAGAGTCACAAACACCATGGAGGAGAGGCTGACCTTCAGGAAACTGCCCTCAGCTTCAGCACCTCTTAAATAAAAGGATAAACAATGAACATACCATCACACTGCACGGTACCACAAAACACACCTCTTATTATAAGATGGACAGGCTGACCAAGAGAGTCTGGACTTAATAAGCAAAACACCTTGAAACTCGAATGGTAGCATCTTCTGACACGTTCCCCAGAGCCTGAACATCTTAGATACCTATAAGCTTAGCAGTAAGGCtgctaaatgaaaaatatactGACAAAAAAAGAAGAGGAATTCTCTCAATTTAAATCTTTTTAGCAGACGCCGGGATTTGTTTGACCGCTGCTGCTCAATCGTATTTCAGACTCGAGAACTTTCTACCCTTCATCACTGCAGCTAAAATTGAAAATTGTGCCGTTTTGTCACGGACAACATAGGAATGATACGTCCCGGGTGTTGAACAATATTAAATCATCCTCCCAGGTGCTGATGATCAATGCAGAGTCTGCAAAAAGTGCAGCTATAAGCCGGTTTGGTGTTTAAAGGTGTTACATGCCTTGGTGGAGTTCTGTATTGACTGTGTGGTTGGCATGGTTACCAGTTAACCTGAATGTAAGAGGGCCGGGTTACTAACATACAAACCAAAATGATTATTTGTGATCCCTTTGAACTCATATTTATTAGTAGGAGACAAGGTCACTGTACATCTCTGGAGAAGTTGGAGTTAAGAGCCCTGCTTAAGATCCCAATGGTGAATATTTTGTGAGTGTAATGTATCATTTGCCTGACTTGTATGTCATTTTGGACAAAGggtctgacaaaaaaaaaaaagacattttttggTGCCAGCTATGGGACTTGAACACATAACCTACTGGCCAGAAATTCCCAACCCATTGAGCAACACATTGTCCTTAGTGTAGATGTGGATAGTTGTTTAGAGTTTACCTGCAGCAATGTGGAAGAGGGGTTAAAGACCAAGGACAGAAAGGCTGCTGGTGAAGGGGAGCTTGCAATTGTGCCATTAAACAACACACTTCACTGCGGTAAAATCCAGCTGTTCTGGATGAAATAAACTGAGGGGAAATGTAAAGGCACAGCATGCACAGTATGGAAGTGCACCATCCCCTTCCGAAGGACTCACCATGAGCCCCGGTGAGACCTGCACCCCACAGTCCATTGACAAAATGAGCTCAAGCAGACCCAAACAACAGCAAAGTGTGAGACGCAGGGGCGTTTAACCCCACATCAGTGACAACATGCACGCTGAATAAATCAATACCTCAAGCTGGAGAGCGTAATGCGCTAATCTGGGAAAGTATCAAAAAGCCGGTTTGTTTTTCCAGCCGTCCATTTGAGGGACCTCCGCCAGacagccccccagcccctcccGCTCCCCTGGGTCCAGGCGGCTCTCCCCCAATCAATAGCCTGAACACGCCCCCTCCCCGCTGCAAATCCACTTCATCCACTTCATCTTCTCGGGCAGTCTGTTTGCAGTTCTCTCATCTCATCTTCCAGCTGCATAGGTCCTACTGTCCTTTATCCACTCGGTTATTTAATCAGTTGGATAATTCTGTGAGGCATCCTATTACGCTCtctaaagaaaaggcaaacGGCGGTCCGGCAGGGCTGTTTTGGACACACCAGGACTACAACCATTTCTGGTCTTGCTTATAAATAGGATAATAAATCAGCACGGTTGGCTGTACCCTTGGAGACCCCTGGTGCTTTTATACGTCTGTAAACATGGAATGAGGGGTGTGGGGCAGCCTTACTGCGTTCTGCCAGGGGGGGTCGACAGCAGCCATACCTTTCCTCGGAGTGGTGTCCAGCTCTGTTTTCAGGGCGCTCTCTGAAGCCGCAGGGCCGGTCTGTGTGGCAGGCCTCTGGAGAGAGCTCTCTGAAGCCGCAGGGCCGGGCTGTGTGGCAGGCCTCTGGAGAGAACTCTCTGAAGCCACAGGGCCGGGCTGTGTGGCAGGCCTCTGGAGAGAGCTCTCTAAAGCCGAAGGGCCGGGCTGTGTGGCATGCCTCTGGAGAGAGCTCTCTGAAGCCACAGGGCCGGGCTGTGTGGCAGGCCTCTGGAGAGAGCTCTCTGAAGCCACAGGGCCGGGCTGTGTGGCAGTCCTCTGGAGAGAGCTCTCTGAAGCCACAGGGCCGGGCTGTGTGGCAGGCCTCTGGAGAGAGCTCTCTGAAGCCGCAGGGCCGGGCTGTGTGGCAGGCCTCTGGAGAGAGCTCTCTGAAGCTGCAGGGCCGGGCTGTGTGGTAGGCCTCTGGAGAGAGCTCTCTGAAGGCTCAGGGCTGGGCTGTGTGGCAGGCCTCTGGGGAGAGCTCTCCGAATCATTGCCGAAATTCTGCCTCTTCTGTCTACCGTCGGCCTCCAGTCTCTGAAGGTCCACGGTCTGGCACTCCTTGGTGGCGAACACCAACAGCCTGCAGAACTGAGCGCCGTGAAAGAGGGGTCGTGTCAGCAGCAGGAGTTTCACATCACCGGGTACCAAATTTGCCACGGCAGCAGGCAACACGGACACACGTGCAATAGTGACATTGTGAGAAGATGCCGTGCGAGAAAGATTTCTAAATAATTTTAGAATAATAAagatttaatcatttttaaataagaCAAACACTGTTTAGGGTACAGTTTCAGAAAAAATATAACTAATCCATATGATAAAATGAGTTTGATGTAGGACGGTAGCCATCTTTGTTAGCCATATGTTTTTCCTTCACGCTCTGCATGCGCAGGGAATTGGCTTCAGTAATGTGCGCATTCATAATAAAAAGATAAGAAATGCGCTatcatttgtgtatttattgtTTGGGAAGGAGGGGGTTCTGACGATACTGGGGGGAGCCAcgtccccccgcccccacattGCTGACACCCCTGCATGTCAGCATGGTGCGTACTGCAGTTAGATCCACAGAAAGGCTGGTAGTGTTACCCTCTGCGAAAATCCTGTTTCTCCACCACAGTCAGTTTTAACAACAAATTAATTACGCTGCTGTTCTGCTTCTGTTAATCGCAAGCAGTGATCTAAAAGCATTATTTGCAAACACCCATACAATCAGTCGGCAAAGGAGGATCTCACCTCGTTGTAGTCCAGCTTTCCATCCCGGTTAATCTCCATGATGGAAAAGATGCTGTTTACTTCCTCGGGACTCATCTTTTCTCCAGTCTAAAAAACGAGGGCAAGTTTAAAAACTAATTACTAAACTAAGAtcaatgcaaaataataaactAAAAGAAGCTTTTCAGGCTCGGCACAGGTGGGAGTTGCTGCTGCCTCAGACATCCAGGTTGATGGTACAAACTGTGTCAATGCTCTGTGtaggtggagtttgcatgttctctgctgTGTGGATTTCatcccacagcccaaagacatgcagctgcATTAGCTGGAGTTTTTTAACTGCCCAAACAGAATAATTATTAATGTGTGCATACATGTGCCCtgaaatggactggcatcctgttcagggtgttCCCTAGCAGTCTGCCCTATGCCCCCGGGACTCTGATCAGGATAAGCTATAAGAAGACAGAGATCAGTAGTCATtgctgacacaccacagcacaaagtgcacaacaacaaaatgtgtcctctgcattaaacccatatgtgacatagcagggggcagctaattcagcgcccagggagcagtgcttgggggcg
This window harbors:
- the efcab7 gene encoding EF-hand calcium-binding domain-containing protein 7 isoform X1, with the translated sequence MSSYITPSHGLQKSQQTEDERFYMRCRAAYVAVFKSSLANIQSKEQLCIVLQQAGLNPSLKTLGAYWTPGTVKLNFDDFCEILKKEKPIDKNEVLKAFRKMDPDGSGYISHGDLYRVLTSTGEKMSPEEVNSIFSIMEINRDGKLDYNEFCRLLVFATKECQTVDLQRLEADGRQKRQNFGNDSESSPQRPATQPSPEPSESSLQRPTTQPGPAASESSLQRPATQPGPAASESSLQRPATQPGPVASESSLQRTATQPGPVASESSLQRPATQPGPVASESSLQRHATQPGPSALESSLQRPATQPGPVASESSLQRPATQPGPAASESSLQRPATQTGPAASESALKTELDTTPRKENRSPAWTSSARSRRSSTSGAGGTRSGKLLEPRSLQDWHHISLKGCFYLEDDGEIVSLQYRLHLAQTTAVFLTVQPLNLRLVDEKPSSWMNIDTALFLMNETKDGFNFVCCTELRDKEKCGWKGELNGGTYYIIPFTTGCRLRKSRQPVTKTAQLVYRTETGELALTKEFRATLSDIFEVIDLDGNGLLSLEEYNFFEQRSSGEKCDRDAWAVCKENFDTRKNQLTRQGFMELSLMEANDREGDPSDLWVTLESMGYNRALEMVEACPFAVNVYSEASKPTVQPVSLESSGRVLNAAVCESVIAKGQGRPLRGHSDVLIHTYRSEARISSVIDNKSAEKVTVHVNNEQNKNCCGSRGLSMFAVEIPARSKVVCQHIVPVNEKQEWIYNCVENILP
- the efcab7 gene encoding EF-hand calcium-binding domain-containing protein 7 isoform X2 produces the protein MRCRAAYVAVFKSSLANIQSKEQLCIVLQQAGLNPSLKTLGAYWTPGTVKLNFDDFCEILKKEKPIDKNEVLKAFRKMDPDGSGYISHGDLYRVLTSTGEKMSPEEVNSIFSIMEINRDGKLDYNEFCRLLVFATKECQTVDLQRLEADGRQKRQNFGNDSESSPQRPATQPSPEPSESSLQRPTTQPGPAASESSLQRPATQPGPAASESSLQRPATQPGPVASESSLQRTATQPGPVASESSLQRPATQPGPVASESSLQRHATQPGPSALESSLQRPATQPGPVASESSLQRPATQPGPAASESSLQRPATQTGPAASESALKTELDTTPRKENRSPAWTSSARSRRSSTSGAGGTRSGKLLEPRSLQDWHHISLKGCFYLEDDGEIVSLQYRLHLAQTTAVFLTVQPLNLRLVDEKPSSWMNIDTALFLMNETKDGFNFVCCTELRDKEKCGWKGELNGGTYYIIPFTTGCRLRKSRQPVTKTAQLVYRTETGELALTKEFRATLSDIFEVIDLDGNGLLSLEEYNFFEQRSSGEKCDRDAWAVCKENFDTRKNQLTRQGFMELSLMEANDREGDPSDLWVTLESMGYNRALEMVEACPFAVNVYSEASKPTVQPVSLESSGRVLNAAVCESVIAKGQGRPLRGHSDVLIHTYRSEARISSVIDNKSAEKVTVHVNNEQNKNCCGSRGLSMFAVEIPARSKVVCQHIVPVNEKQEWIYNCVENILP